The segment CCCCAGCGTGGAAGCAAAGGTATTGCGGTATTGGTTATAGGCGCCGAACAGGTGGGTAAAAGCCTGCTGCCGCAGCTGACGATCAGGGGACATGATATATGTGCGGTAACGGGATTCACTCAGTTGGAGCTTATTTCCCTTGGAATCGCTGATCTGGGGGAATTTCATATCAGCATGAGCCAGCATGTTAAAGGTGGTTTCCGAGGCTTGAGTTGCCTCGCTGGCCCGGGATAATATCTCTTCTTCCGCAGGTGAGAGGATATGCTTCTTCTGGCGGAGGAGATTATCAAAATAAAAACTGTATACGGCCAGTTCCTTTTCTGCCTGGCGGAACTTGGCCAGCTGGGATTCGGGTATTGCCAGAATCTCCGGTTCAATGAAGGAAGCAGCCGCACTGGCTTCGGTCAGCAGAGTTTCCGCCTTGCCGGTCAGAGCTTGGTACTTGGTGTCATTGTTGTTTTCATCCCGGTGCAGGCGGGCATAGGCGTATAGTTTGCCGCCGGTGATCCCAATCTGATCTCTGGCCTTTAAACAAGCGGCCAGATCGGCAGCCGAGCTTGCCAGTTTTCCCTTATACTTGGTCATCGTGGGAATGAGCTGTCTCAATTGGACGAAGCCTTTATCCCATTCACTGTCATTGGCGTAGATATCAGTGATTTTCCATTTGTACTCATCACTGATTTGACTGCGGGGCGGCACCTGAGAACCGCCGGCAGATTCAGCCGCTGCGTGATTTAAAAGCATGGCGCCAACGACACAAGGCAATAATTTTGTCCTCATTATAGTAGCCATGAATACACTCCTTTATTTTGATCCAGGTTTTATTATACTATATTGGCAAATGAACCGTAACTTCCTGTTAGCATCTCAAATTTTTCTGGTTTTATACCCCATAGTAACCGGCAATGCCCTGAAAAATAGACTCAGCGGCCAATGCTCTGCCGTCACCGGACATAAGCAGGATTTCTTCCTCCGGATTAGAGATAAAGCCCGCTTCAATTGATACCGCCGGCAATAGGGCATAACGCAAAATATATAAACTGGCAAAACGGACTCCCCGGTCTTTGATCCGTAAGCCGAGAGCCAGGCTTTTTTGCAGGCTGGTGGCCAGTTTGACAGACTGGGGATTGCCATAATGATAGGTGGTGACGCCGGAAGCGGCCGGATGGGGGAAGCCGTCGTTATGGATGCTGAGGAAAATAGATGCGCCGGATTTGTTGGCGATGGCCACCCTGGCTGCCAGATCTTCCTCAGGAGTGGAATCAGGATAGCCGGCCCTCTGATCCGATTCCCGGGTCATGATGACTCGGGCGCCGTTTCTTTCTAATTTTTGCCGCAACAGCAGGGCAATAGCCAGGGTATTATCTTTTTCATAGCTGCCCGAGGGTCCGGTCGCTCCGGGATCGCTGCCGCCGTGGCCAGGGTCCAGACAGATGGTTTTTCCCAGGAGCCGGGTGCTTTCCACGGCAGGTTCTTCCGCGGGCTGCCGCTGAGGCAGTACGTCGATTGCTTCGCTCTTAGCCTGTAAATACACCGTTTCCAGGGCATTATCGTAATGCAGGTTCCAGTTCTGAGACCTGGCTACTCCTTTTAGCACGGTAAGGATGTCCCTGGTTATTTTCACATCCAGGGGCAGCCTTTGCCCGTCGATTATAATTTTCATGGGTACACCTCCATCCCTCCAGTGGTTGCCTGCTACATTCTATGACAGCAAAGACGGAGCGGTGAGAGCCGCAGGATATTGCCTCGGCAGCAGGGAATAACTAAAGGTGTTTTATTTAGAAGAGCTTTGGAGCGTGGTCGCATGAATGTCCTGGTTACAGCCTTGAATGCGCAGTATGTTCATTCCTCGCTGGCAATCCGGTATTTAAAGTCGTATTGCCGGTCAGCCGGTTTGGAGATACAGACCAGAGAGTATACCATCAATCATGAACTGCTGGATATTCTCGCTGATATCTATAGCGCCCGGCCGGATGTAGTGGGGCTGGCCTGCTATATCTGGAACATCGAAATGTCCCTGCAGATTGCCTGCCTGCTGAAGAAAGTCCTGCCTGATGCTGTTATTGTGCTGGGCGGACCGGAGGTTACTTACGGAGTGGAAGAGATTCTGACGGATCACCCCTATATCGACTACATTGTCCGGGGAGAAGGGGAGAAACTCTTTTGCAGGCTGCTGCTGAATTTGCCTGACAGGGACTCTGTTAAAACCATAGAGGGGATTGCCTGCCGGCGGGAAGACGGGACAGTGCTTTCCGGCTCGCCGGGCATCATAACCGATTTGGATACTATCCCTTTTCCCTACAGTGAACAGGATATAGTACAGCTTAAAGATAAAATCATCTATTACGAATCTTCCCGTGGCTGCCCGTTTTCCTGTCAATACTGCCTGTCCAGCGCCACTCAGGGAGTTCGCTTCTTTTCGCCGGAACGGGTTTGTAAGGATTTGGAACGGTTGATTGCGGCTGATGTTAAGCAGGTCAAGTTTGTGGACCGGACCTTTAACGCCGGTAAGGAGCATTTTCTGCCGATTGTCCGCTTCTTGGCCCGTCAGCCGGGCCGGACTAATTTTCATTTCGAAATTGCCGCCGATCTGCTGGACAAAGAAGCGCTTGATGCCTTTTTGGAGGCCCCGGCCGGCCGGTTTCAGATGGAGATAGGCGTTCAGTCCACCAATGAACCGACTCTGGCGGAGATTCGCCGTAAGAATCATTGGGACAAGATCGTTGAAAATGTGGGACGCATTCGCGAGGCCGGCACGATTCATCTTCATTTGGATTTAATCGTCGGCCTGCCTCATGAGTCCCTCGGCCAATTTGCTCAGTCATTTAATGCCGTCTTTTCGCTTAAACCCCACCAGCTGCAAATTGGTTTTCTTAAACTGTTAAAAGGATCCGGCATCCGCGCCAATGCCGCCAAACATCAGTACCGTTATATGGATTGGGCCCCTTATGAGGTTCTAGCCAATGCCCGGCTGTCCTATCGTGATGTCCGGCAGCTTAAGATACTGGAAGCGGCTTTCAATTATGTCTATAATGGCGGCCGGTTTCACTATCTTATTGACTGGCTGATCATTCGGCGATACAAGGGAGATGCTTTTGCATTTTTCTGGGATCTGGCAGGTTTTTGGGAAGCGGGGGGATTGCATTTGCTGGCCCACAGTCCGAAAAACCTATATAAACATTTACGGGATTTCTGTGCCAGCAGGTTCTCCAGTGACCTGGAACTGTGCCTGCATATTTTGAAAGCCGATGCCCTAACCGCCGACCAGGGGCAAATACGACCGGACTTTCTGCCCTGGAACCTGGATCGGTATGCACAGGAGAGAAATGCTTTTTGGCGCGACGAAGAAGTTGTGAGCCGGTATCTGCCACAGTTTACGTTTACTAATTGGCGGGAATTAAATAAGCGGTATCATATTGAGGTATTCGGACTGAATGCGGCCGCTTATCTTTTAAAACAACCGGTACCTGAGCATAAGTCTGTGGCGGTGCTGTTCTCTTATGATTCCGGCACAATTTGTTTTCAGGCCATAAAACCCAACGACTTTTTTAAGGGAGAGTCAATATGAACCGTTATCGGACTTATGCCGAATATCTTCGGCAAACATACGGCGAAAAAATCTATAAACTGCCGGTCAGTTTGCCTGTAACCTGTCCTAACCGGGACGGCACCTGCGGCGTCAATGGCTGTGTGTTTTGCGGCGAAATTGGCGCCGGCTATGAAAATTTGCCAGCTTCGATGAC is part of the Acetonema longum DSM 6540 genome and harbors:
- a CDS encoding B12-binding domain-containing radical SAM protein; protein product: MNVLVTALNAQYVHSSLAIRYLKSYCRSAGLEIQTREYTINHELLDILADIYSARPDVVGLACYIWNIEMSLQIACLLKKVLPDAVIVLGGPEVTYGVEEILTDHPYIDYIVRGEGEKLFCRLLLNLPDRDSVKTIEGIACRREDGTVLSGSPGIITDLDTIPFPYSEQDIVQLKDKIIYYESSRGCPFSCQYCLSSATQGVRFFSPERVCKDLERLIAADVKQVKFVDRTFNAGKEHFLPIVRFLARQPGRTNFHFEIAADLLDKEALDAFLEAPAGRFQMEIGVQSTNEPTLAEIRRKNHWDKIVENVGRIREAGTIHLHLDLIVGLPHESLGQFAQSFNAVFSLKPHQLQIGFLKLLKGSGIRANAAKHQYRYMDWAPYEVLANARLSYRDVRQLKILEAAFNYVYNGGRFHYLIDWLIIRRYKGDAFAFFWDLAGFWEAGGLHLLAHSPKNLYKHLRDFCASRFSSDLELCLHILKADALTADQGQIRPDFLPWNLDRYAQERNAFWRDEEVVSRYLPQFTFTNWRELNKRYHIEVFGLNAAAYLLKQPVPEHKSVAVLFSYDSGTICFQAIKPNDFFKGESI
- a CDS encoding N-acetylmuramoyl-L-alanine amidase family protein codes for the protein MKIIIDGQRLPLDVKITRDILTVLKGVARSQNWNLHYDNALETVYLQAKSEAIDVLPQRQPAEEPAVESTRLLGKTICLDPGHGGSDPGATGPSGSYEKDNTLAIALLLRQKLERNGARVIMTRESDQRAGYPDSTPEEDLAARVAIANKSGASIFLSIHNDGFPHPAASGVTTYHYGNPQSVKLATSLQKSLALGLRIKDRGVRFASLYILRYALLPAVSIEAGFISNPEEEILLMSGDGRALAAESIFQGIAGYYGV